ACTGCTTCGATCAAACGGCGATAATCTTGAGGCAGTTGAATGAACTGCGGTTGCTCGAGTGCTTGCAAGCAATGCCAGGTTTGATACAAAATATAGGCTGCGTAAATACGTTGCCAAGCGTATATTGCTGGCAACCCTTGTTGATCCCATGGATGATAAATGGTTAAGCATGCCTGCTGATGTGCTGGTCGTCGTTGGCGTTGGTGGCGTTGCAAGCGTCCAGCTCGTTGTAATAACAGGTCGATCGGCGCGAGGTCGCTAATCATCACATCAACATCGTAATCGAGACTTTGTTCAAGCACTTGCGTCCCAATAATGATAATCCGATCGGTTGGATTGCGTGGATGATTGCCTAAAAGCTGCTGAACCTGTTGCTCGCGAGCTTGGCGTTGAATTTGGGGCATGCGTGCATGGAGTAATCCATGAGCTGTAAGTGTGTGACAATCGGGATGTTGCATGAGTGCAGCATATAGGGCTTGAGCATCCGCCACACGATTACAAATCCAAGCAACAGCCCCCCCATCACTAATACAATCGAACAAATATTGAACTTTTGCTTGAAGTGTCGAAGTATGCAACCACGCAAGCTTGATCTGCTGATGCGGTCGAAAGGCAGCAAACTCAAGCGTTTGAATACTTGTTGCAGCGACATGGGTTAATAAGGGATAGGCAGCGGAAGACGTTGTTGCTGGCTGATCTGCGTTTTTGGTTAATCCAGCCTGAAATGCCGCGATTAAGGCGTTGCGGCGTTGAGCTGGCAAGGTTGCCGAAAGCAAAATTACTGATGAACCAAGCACTGCAAGCCATTGTAGGGTATGTTCAAGAATTGTATTCATATAGGTGTCATAGGCATGCACCTCATCGAGCATCACCACCTTTCCGGCCAAGCTAAATAAGCGGAGCATATAATGGCGGGTATTCAACCCAGCCAACTCAACTTGATCGACAGTTCCAACCCCAAAAGGCGCTAACAATGCCCGTTTGGATGAACTAAACCATGTCAGCATATGTTCGCTACTTGGCAGGACATCGCTGGTTTGCTGTGCATCACTATCGATATAGCGATCTGCATCGAGCACTAGCTGGCGCAGATCATCTTCGACTAAACGGGCTTGACCATGTACTAGCTTGACCATGCCCTGATCGCCATAGAGCCGTTGATAGAGCTGACTCATACGGACAAACATATGATTGCTGGTAGCGATTGTGGGGAGCGCCACAAAAATTTCATCGGAGCCAGTAGCTTTCGCGATGCGTTGAGCCAGCGTTTGGGCAGCTTCAGTTTTTCCTTCGCCAGTGGGAGCCTCGATCAAAAATAAACTTGGCAACATAGTCGCGTCGAGGGTCAAATTATCAACAATCTGTTGAATGGGGCGCAATGTTTCGGCACAATCAGGAAATAAACTTGCACAATTAACCTCGTGGTCAAGCGTTCTTCGTGGGATAAACCCAATCTGTGGTGGTAATTCGAATAGGTAACTTTCACTGGTAGCATAATATTCTTGGAGTGAGGCTGTACAATTCGCTGGAAAAAAAGACGCGTTCGAGCCAATCCAATCAGCGAGCGTCATCAAACCAACCAATCCGATAGTTGCAGCGCGGATGCTTTGCGGTTGGCCAATCTCGGCGAGTGTATAATTGGGTGCAGCGAAATAGCGGTGTAAAATGCTATACCCTTGTTTACGAATTGGGTTCCAATGAACTGGCTCCCCAATCGCTGTTAATGCATCGCGCACAATCCCTAATTCCTTCGAGAATTGCCCATGATGACCATTGATGGCATCGCGAAGAATATGGATAAATCTGCGTGAGACACCTGGCTCAAGCTCGCCCAAATGATCAGCAATAAACACCGCACCAACTAAAGTGTGGGGTAAGCGGGGTGTTGAAGGCAGCGGTGGCAGGAAAAAGCCGTGTTGGGCAAGCCGTTGCGCATGGGTTCGTGTTAGGTGAGTCGTTTGTTGGCCTTGAAATGGAGCCGAGAGCTTCCCAATATCATGGAGAGCTACTAAAAATGGCAGCCATTCATATAGAGCGGCGAAATGACATCCCTGCCATGTATGTTCGAGAGTCGAGCGAATACGGGGCGTTGTGCCAGAGGCTAATAATAAACGTGTCACATGGCCGACATCGATCATGTGATAGATTGCAGGATGAAAATGATCAGTAGTCGTTGTTTTTCCCCATAGCTCCTTGATTTGGTCCTCCATAGTAGCCATCCTTATGTGGGGTGATTTATATGCCAAGAGTGGTGATCGATTGGATGTTGTGGTGTGGATTGTTTACAACCATAATTCTTCTGAGAGTATACGGGTTCATATATATCCTGTCAAGAGATTGTAGATAAATCAATGACCATTGCAACTTTCAGTATAATAGGAATATCCTCACACTGGTGGGGGTGACCCGAATTAGGGTCGTAAACATTCAGAATATTTATACTACGTCCTCACATAGGTGAGGGTATTACAAACGTTCCAGTTATTAGCTCCCAATCAAATGTTGTGCTGAGTATAACCTTGAATCTAGTTCACAAATGTGCTAATACCAAAAGTCATACCAAAGATACTTCAATAGGGTATAATAAGCAGGAAAGTGCTTATTAGAGCGCTTCGTTCCAGTATTGTCCCCACAGGCGTGGGGGTGAACCGACGATGCCATGGCCGCGCTTGGTTCCGAGCGGATTGTCCCCACAGGCGTGGGGGTGAACCGGCTAAAGGCGATGATGTGATTGTTACGATCACATTGTCCCCACAGGCGTGGGGGTGAACCGCTGCCAGCGATTCGTCAAGGCAAATTCAACGCATTGTCCCCACAGGCGTGGGGGTGAACCGGCATCACCAAAAACGCACCGCTGCAATGCACATTGTCCCCACAGGCGTGGGGGTGAACCGTGCTATGTGCGTGTTAGGCGCTCAAGGCACGCATTGTCCCCACAGGCGTGGG
This region of Herpetosiphon gulosus genomic DNA includes:
- the cas3 gene encoding CRISPR-associated helicase Cas3', which produces MEDQIKELWGKTTTTDHFHPAIYHMIDVGHVTRLLLASGTTPRIRSTLEHTWQGCHFAALYEWLPFLVALHDIGKLSAPFQGQQTTHLTRTHAQRLAQHGFFLPPLPSTPRLPHTLVGAVFIADHLGELEPGVSRRFIHILRDAINGHHGQFSKELGIVRDALTAIGEPVHWNPIRKQGYSILHRYFAAPNYTLAEIGQPQSIRAATIGLVGLMTLADWIGSNASFFPANCTASLQEYYATSESYLFELPPQIGFIPRRTLDHEVNCASLFPDCAETLRPIQQIVDNLTLDATMLPSLFLIEAPTGEGKTEAAQTLAQRIAKATGSDEIFVALPTIATSNHMFVRMSQLYQRLYGDQGMVKLVHGQARLVEDDLRQLVLDADRYIDSDAQQTSDVLPSSEHMLTWFSSSKRALLAPFGVGTVDQVELAGLNTRHYMLRLFSLAGKVVMLDEVHAYDTYMNTILEHTLQWLAVLGSSVILLSATLPAQRRNALIAAFQAGLTKNADQPATTSSAAYPLLTHVAATSIQTLEFAAFRPHQQIKLAWLHTSTLQAKVQYLFDCISDGGAVAWICNRVADAQALYAALMQHPDCHTLTAHGLLHARMPQIQRQAREQQVQQLLGNHPRNPTDRIIIIGTQVLEQSLDYDVDVMISDLAPIDLLLQRAGRLQRHQRQRRPAHQQACLTIYHPWDQQGLPAIYAWQRIYAAYILYQTWHCLQALEQPQFIQLPQDYRRLIEAVYSASPPTPNPPAPYLQTAWNDLQRNQTMMNDTARVRLIPPPHGRDPISVANLTLFTADEDHAQAVQGWLAAQTRLGDRITVVPLFCLPNQNYALDSAGVQRIQHTADEGLTLAAQRDLLNHAIPLSHPAWLLTRLRNQRWPWKKLPVSIKYLIPLFLHPNGQALIDPSVRLDPDLGLVIDYQGGERE